A section of the Clostridium sp. TW13 genome encodes:
- a CDS encoding helix-turn-helix domain-containing protein: protein MDIEIGKQIKSLRIKKGVTQEELANYLGISYQAVSKWENNITAPDIQLLPILSVYFGVTIDELFVIPSEEQMQRIENMIDNEKIISAEVFDYNVNFLENTIKNNPKNAKAYFLLGSLYNKRAENDKEKATVYIKEALQYEPYVKEYHCELIHAANGVFGDDYYNQHDDLVQFYEEFTRKHSQYRSGHLFYLDQLIGDRHYDDARKVIEHVKDLKHTCLDFMYEGDIEFQLGNIENAIKLWTQGVDEFPQTWEAYVSHGDRMMRIEHYEEALKDYEKCMQLQAKPRLIDPLDFMARIYEILGRYEKAVEVLQQEISILQEEHNISSGEMIDRPKREIERILKLYEKVSL from the coding sequence ATGGATATTGAGATTGGAAAACAAATCAAAAGTTTGCGTATAAAGAAGGGGGTTACTCAGGAAGAGTTAGCAAATTACTTGGGGATTTCATATCAAGCTGTATCTAAATGGGAGAATAATATTACAGCACCAGATATTCAACTATTGCCAATACTTTCAGTTTACTTTGGAGTTACTATAGATGAATTATTTGTTATACCTTCTGAGGAACAGATGCAAAGAATAGAAAATATGATTGATAATGAAAAGATAATAAGTGCAGAAGTTTTTGATTATAATGTGAATTTTCTTGAGAATACAATTAAAAATAATCCTAAAAATGCGAAGGCATATTTTCTTTTAGGTTCACTTTACAATAAAAGAGCTGAAAACGATAAGGAGAAGGCTACGGTATATATTAAAGAAGCATTGCAGTATGAACCATATGTTAAGGAGTATCACTGTGAACTTATTCATGCAGCAAATGGTGTGTTTGGTGATGATTATTATAATCAGCATGATGATTTGGTACAGTTCTATGAGGAGTTTACAAGAAAACATTCACAATATAGGAGTGGACATTTATTTTATTTGGATCAACTAATAGGAGACAGGCATTATGATGATGCAAGGAAAGTAATCGAGCATGTGAAAGATTTAAAACATACTTGCTTAGATTTTATGTATGAGGGGGATATTGAATTTCAATTAGGTAATATAGAGAATGCAATAAAATTATGGACTCAAGGAGTAGACGAATTTCCACAAACGTGGGAGGCTTATGTTTCTCATGGTGACCGCATGATGAGGATAGAACATTATGAAGAGGCTCTTAAGGATTATGAGAAGTGTATGCAATTACAAGCTAAACCACGACTTATAGATCCTCTTGATTTCATGGCAAGAATCTATGAAATATTGGGTAGGTATGAGAAGGCAGTGGAAGTTTTGCAACAGGAGATTTCTATACTTCAAGAGGAACACAATATTTCTTCAGGAGAAATGATTGATAGACCTAAAAGAGAAATTGAAAGGATCTTAAAACTTTATGAAAAAGTATCTTTATGA
- a CDS encoding spore coat protein CotJB, whose product MNRDFSKKDMLQLIVATEFMKEDLALYLNTHPDDKEAIKKYNTYVLECKKLKETYEANCAMLSEHDSLSPYPWQWISEPWPWEYEANFKLEKEEF is encoded by the coding sequence ATGAATAGAGATTTTAGTAAAAAAGATATGCTACAACTTATAGTTGCTACTGAATTTATGAAGGAAGATCTAGCATTATATCTTAATACTCATCCAGATGATAAAGAAGCTATAAAAAAATATAATACCTATGTATTAGAATGCAAAAAGCTTAAAGAAACTTATGAAGCCAATTGTGCAATGTTATCTGAACATGACTCCTTGAGTCCTTATCCATGGCAATGGATAAGTGAACCTTGGCCTTGGGAATATGAAGCTAATTTTAAGCTTGAGAAGGAGGAGTTTTAG
- a CDS encoding GNAT family N-acetyltransferase, which translates to MQIVNVNETNIELFSKILTDSAKWLDSIGQSMWKAKNLSPAELLKNYDITEMKLCYEDEKLVGVYILQFYDPLFWSELNKNETGIIHKLAVSREFSKQGYGRKIIESAELLCRKQGIKSLRLNCGTFRPRLRNFYESVGFEMVDRVFIDNRDQIRYYKELTE; encoded by the coding sequence ATGCAAATTGTTAATGTAAATGAAACTAATATTGAATTATTTTCAAAGATTTTAACTGACTCAGCTAAGTGGTTAGACTCAATTGGGCAATCCATGTGGAAGGCGAAGAATTTAAGCCCTGCTGAATTACTGAAAAATTATGATATTACTGAAATGAAATTATGTTACGAGGATGAAAAGTTAGTTGGTGTGTATATTTTGCAATTCTATGATCCTCTTTTTTGGAGTGAGCTTAACAAAAATGAGACGGGTATTATACATAAGTTAGCTGTATCAAGGGAATTCAGCAAGCAGGGGTATGGTAGAAAGATAATTGAATCAGCAGAATTACTATGCAGGAAACAAGGTATAAAATCCTTACGACTTAACTGTGGCACTTTTAGACCTAGACTTCGAAATTTTTATGAGAGTGTGGGATTTGAAATGGTGGATAGAGTTTTTATTGATAATAGAGATCAGATTAGATATTATAAAGAATTGACAGAGTAA
- a CDS encoding lactate utilization protein, with amino-acid sequence MYREIYETLKKNFKLRNMDVEYFETLDEAKLRILSIVPVEASIGIGHSETLQNMKITDALLERGNVVYDKELAQNSEECKALKKKALLTDWYITGSNAISVDGRIVNVDHSGNRVAAITFGPDRVIIVVGKNKIVDTVEEAVKRVKNVACPQNAKRAGYNPPCVKLNRCVNCVSKERVCNSLSIIEGQMDCNRIKVFIVNEEYGF; translated from the coding sequence GTGTATAGAGAAATTTATGAAACATTAAAGAAGAACTTCAAGCTTAGAAATATGGACGTAGAATATTTTGAAACTTTAGATGAAGCTAAACTACGTATATTAAGTATAGTACCTGTGGAGGCTTCAATTGGAATTGGACATTCAGAAACACTACAAAATATGAAAATAACAGATGCCCTTTTAGAAAGAGGCAATGTTGTGTATGATAAAGAACTTGCCCAAAACTCAGAGGAATGTAAAGCATTAAAAAAGAAGGCTCTTCTTACTGATTGGTATATTACTGGTTCAAATGCTATATCTGTAGACGGAAGAATTGTAAATGTAGATCACAGTGGGAATAGAGTAGCAGCAATAACTTTTGGACCAGACAGAGTAATAATTGTAGTAGGAAAAAATAAAATAGTTGATACAGTAGAGGAAGCTGTAAAAAGAGTTAAGAATGTTGCATGTCCACAAAATGCAAAACGAGCAGGCTATAATCCACCTTGTGTAAAATTAAATAGATGTGTAAATTGCGTATCAAAGGAAAGAGTGTGCAATAGTCTATCTATAATTGAAGGGCAAATGGATTGCAACAGAATTAAAGTGTTCATAGTAAATGAGGAATATGGGTTCTAG
- a CDS encoding YhgE/Pip domain-containing protein produces MKKVFKVFITDLNNIRKNIAALIIIIGLCILPSLYAWVNIKACWDPYSHTGNLPVAIVNNDQGTIFNGKVVNVGNSVVDQLKRNKSIGWVFVDEWQGNYGLNEGKYYALIEIPTSFSSGLVSLTTVTPQKPAIVYRVNSKLNAIAAKITNVAKDKLVENIKSNFISTVNKEALIQIKDKTKNTHMDSNGLSQLKSDFSDANANMTSLKNMISQANSDSESFQKYLSNLQSTLPKITEQIESLEKLQQESKTLALSTKQTVDNISTQLNNDMIQLQSLDDQNKLLQSKLKSINNNAIDNDTISIMKDSVNMCDSLHNILNSDIANLQSVNRDYNSSSVTFLIDTLNSLDKQIIIEKNKLNELIPLLTKGATKEVINSAIDTISQLSSELSKTRVSTSDYLYSKGLPILNNIVGDLTVNIDDANSILDATKAIVPQLNALASFGSASSKLSVNQADQLKTKLSALQSDLNTLNDKMSVLTTGNINRILDVLENNPSQAADFISSPLEVKEEEVYDSGLFGVGLTPFYSVLAIWVGSLLMCALLSVECDDSEYHEKLNLKQKHFGKMMLFLFLSQIQAFIISLGDIYILGIKPENMKIMMLFTSLSALAFTVIIFTLVSLFGNVGKAIAVVIMVFQIAGSGGIYPIQTNPKIFGVLQPLWPFTYAINGFREAIAGPVWKSVYWDIIALLGFIIVFLALAILKKPFHKLTSFIEHKFKEADL; encoded by the coding sequence ATGAAAAAGGTATTTAAAGTATTCATTACAGATTTAAATAATATTAGAAAAAATATTGCAGCACTTATAATAATAATAGGATTATGTATCCTGCCTTCTCTTTATGCCTGGGTCAATATAAAGGCGTGTTGGGATCCATATTCTCATACAGGAAATTTACCCGTTGCGATTGTTAACAATGATCAAGGAACTATATTTAATGGGAAAGTTGTGAATGTTGGTAATAGTGTTGTTGATCAGCTTAAACGCAACAAATCCATAGGATGGGTATTTGTAGATGAATGGCAAGGAAATTATGGTTTAAATGAAGGAAAGTATTATGCTTTGATAGAGATTCCTACTAGTTTTTCATCAGGTTTAGTGAGTTTAACTACAGTAACTCCTCAAAAACCAGCAATAGTATACAGGGTTAACAGTAAGTTAAATGCCATAGCTGCTAAAATTACAAATGTTGCAAAGGATAAATTAGTAGAAAATATTAAGAGTAATTTTATCAGCACTGTTAATAAGGAAGCTTTGATTCAAATAAAGGATAAAACTAAGAATACACATATGGATTCAAATGGTCTTTCACAATTAAAATCTGACTTTAGTGATGCAAATGCAAATATGACAAGTTTGAAGAATATGATTTCTCAAGCAAATTCTGACTCAGAAAGCTTTCAAAAATATTTGAGTAATTTGCAGTCTACATTGCCTAAAATAACTGAGCAGATTGAAAGTCTTGAAAAGCTTCAACAAGAGAGTAAGACTTTAGCACTTTCCACAAAGCAAACAGTAGATAACATATCAACACAACTTAATAATGATATGATACAGTTGCAGTCTTTAGATGATCAAAATAAATTACTACAATCTAAATTAAAGAGTATAAATAACAATGCAATAGATAATGATACTATAAGTATTATGAAGGATTCTGTAAATATGTGTGATTCCTTGCATAATATATTAAATAGTGATATTGCAAATTTACAATCAGTAAATAGAGACTATAATAGTAGTAGTGTGACTTTTCTTATAGATACGCTTAACAGTTTAGACAAGCAGATTATAATTGAGAAAAACAAACTCAATGAATTAATTCCTTTATTGACGAAGGGGGCAACAAAAGAGGTAATCAATTCTGCAATTGATACTATCTCTCAGCTTAGCAGCGAGTTATCTAAAACTAGAGTAAGCACTTCTGATTATCTATATTCAAAAGGATTGCCAATTTTAAATAATATAGTTGGAGATTTAACTGTTAATATTGATGATGCAAATAGCATATTAGATGCAACAAAAGCTATAGTGCCACAATTAAATGCTTTAGCATCTTTTGGTTCTGCTAGCAGTAAACTTTCTGTTAATCAGGCTGATCAGCTGAAAACTAAATTGTCAGCACTTCAAAGTGATTTAAATACTCTTAATGATAAAATGAGTGTATTAACAACAGGAAATATAAACAGAATATTAGATGTATTAGAAAATAATCCATCGCAAGCCGCTGATTTTATATCTTCTCCATTAGAAGTAAAAGAAGAAGAAGTATATGATTCTGGATTATTTGGAGTAGGGCTTACACCGTTTTATTCTGTATTGGCAATATGGGTAGGGTCACTACTTATGTGTGCACTTTTATCTGTTGAATGTGATGATTCTGAGTATCATGAAAAACTTAATTTAAAGCAAAAGCATTTTGGAAAGATGATGTTATTCCTATTTTTATCTCAAATACAAGCGTTTATTATTTCACTTGGGGATATATATATATTAGGGATAAAACCTGAGAACATGAAGATTATGATGTTATTTACCTCACTATCAGCTTTGGCATTTACAGTAATAATATTTACGTTAGTGTCTCTGTTTGGAAATGTAGGTAAAGCAATTGCTGTAGTTATTATGGTGTTTCAAATTGCCGGATCTGGAGGAATTTATCCAATACAAACTAATCCAAAGATATTTGGTGTGCTTCAACCATTATGGCCTTTTACTTATGCTATAAATGGTTTCAGAGAGGCAATCGCAGGACCTGTCTGGAAAAGTGTATATTGGGATATAATAGCTTTACTAGGTTTTATAATTGTATTTTTGGCTTTAGCGATATTAAAAAAGCCATTCCATAAGTTAACTAGTTTCATAGAACATAAATTTAAGGAAGCTGACTTATAA
- a CDS encoding DUF3795 domain-containing protein produces the protein MIESRCGILCSECEYKEKVNCKGCANIDKPFWGDSCSVKSCCEGKEFSHCGQCSEFPCDLLNEFAYDKEQGDDGKRIDQCRKWVCQCNNK, from the coding sequence ATGATAGAATCTAGATGTGGTATTTTATGCTCAGAATGTGAGTATAAAGAAAAAGTTAATTGTAAAGGTTGTGCAAATATAGATAAGCCTTTTTGGGGAGATAGCTGTTCTGTAAAGTCTTGCTGTGAAGGTAAAGAGTTTTCTCATTGTGGGCAATGTAGTGAGTTTCCCTGTGATTTGCTTAATGAATTTGCATATGATAAAGAACAAGGTGATGATGGCAAAAGAATAGATCAATGCAGAAAATGGGTATGCCAGTGTAATAATAAATAG
- a CDS encoding helix-turn-helix transcriptional regulator: MFFDDISIKEHLKIGENPNQIYIAPHPLLRKYIAHYTISFPDKDEIKKGSECITDLTLIPDSSGCIIYTYENNKISSSIWGATTKTVIVKKDFDLPKIRFFVEFMPGGLGVISGIKQSELCDIQTEVGQVSKVLEAALYRAMEVSNNVDDLIYMVDTIFLRIIEKNKSQHEVITSALDIIKFTNGILTVKQLSSENYVSERHLNRLFNEYIGVSTKTFLRLARINYSMNLFKKYDYKSCLNISQVLGYFDQSHFTHDFKHICGVSPDAFLKNMSDFYNESFKY; the protein is encoded by the coding sequence ATGTTTTTCGATGATATTTCTATAAAAGAACACTTAAAGATAGGAGAAAATCCTAATCAAATTTATATAGCACCTCATCCATTACTAAGAAAATATATTGCACATTATACAATATCATTTCCAGATAAAGATGAAATAAAGAAAGGAAGTGAGTGTATTACTGATTTAACTTTAATACCAGATTCAAGTGGATGCATTATATATACCTATGAAAATAACAAGATTTCATCAAGTATATGGGGGGCAACAACAAAAACTGTAATAGTAAAGAAGGATTTTGATTTGCCCAAGATAAGATTCTTCGTTGAGTTTATGCCAGGTGGATTAGGTGTAATCAGTGGTATTAAACAATCAGAATTGTGTGATATTCAGACGGAAGTTGGACAAGTTAGTAAAGTTTTAGAAGCTGCCTTATATCGTGCAATGGAAGTAAGTAATAATGTAGATGATTTAATTTACATGGTTGATACAATCTTTTTAAGGATTATAGAGAAAAATAAAAGTCAGCATGAAGTTATAACTTCTGCTTTAGATATAATTAAATTTACAAATGGAATATTAACTGTTAAACAATTATCTTCAGAGAACTATGTTAGTGAACGTCATCTCAATAGGTTATTTAATGAATATATTGGGGTAAGCACAAAGACGTTTTTGAGACTTGCGAGAATAAACTATTCCATGAATTTATTTAAGAAATATGACTATAAAAGCTGTTTGAATATATCTCAGGTTTTAGGTTATTTCGATCAATCACACTTCACCCATGATTTTAAGCACATATGTGGTGTTTCACCTGATGCTTTTCTTAAAAATATGTCCGATTTTTACAATGAATCTTTCAAATACTGA
- a CDS encoding spore coat associated protein CotJA produces the protein MDEIKTLKKMQHFYAKNNCIPQELVIKDVRLAAAYVPYETLCLLFTPMEALMRGTAFPELYSPYEGEDKKAKPMEMSKRGDIYE, from the coding sequence GTGGACGAAATAAAAACTTTGAAAAAAATGCAGCATTTTTATGCAAAGAATAATTGCATTCCTCAAGAGCTAGTGATTAAAGACGTTAGACTAGCTGCTGCTTATGTACCCTACGAAACTCTTTGCCTTCTTTTCACTCCAATGGAAGCATTGATGAGAGGCACCGCTTTTCCAGAACTTTATAGTCCTTACGAAGGGGAAGATAAAAAAGCTAAACCTATGGAAATGAGTAAAAGGGGGGATATATATGAATAG
- a CDS encoding manganese catalase family protein has protein sequence MWTYDKFLEYPIKIKNSNPAMAKIIITQYGGPDGELAASLRYLSQKFSMLTPQAIATCNDIGTEELAHLEMVGSIVHQLVKNASLEEIKKAGLEAYYSDHGRGIYPVSAAGVPFTASYIQSKGNPIVDLTENLAAEQKARATYEYLINMADDPDVIEPLKFLREREVVHYQRFGEALRIVQDYLQEPRVIVINKPDSMK, from the coding sequence ATGTGGACATATGATAAGTTTCTAGAATATCCAATAAAAATCAAAAATTCAAACCCTGCCATGGCAAAAATAATCATTACTCAATATGGTGGACCAGATGGAGAATTAGCTGCATCATTAAGATATCTTAGTCAAAAATTCTCAATGCTTACTCCTCAAGCTATTGCAACCTGCAATGATATAGGAACTGAGGAATTAGCTCATTTAGAAATGGTAGGTTCAATAGTTCATCAACTTGTGAAAAATGCAAGTCTTGAAGAAATAAAGAAAGCTGGTTTAGAAGCATATTATTCAGATCACGGAAGAGGTATATATCCAGTAAGTGCTGCTGGTGTTCCTTTCACTGCTTCTTATATCCAATCAAAAGGAAATCCAATAGTAGATCTTACTGAAAACTTAGCTGCTGAACAAAAGGCAAGAGCTACTTATGAATATCTGATAAATATGGCTGATGATCCTGATGTAATAGAGCCTCTAAAATTCTTAAGAGAAAGAGAAGTTGTTCATTACCAAAGATTTGGTGAAGCATTAAGAATTGTACAAGATTATCTACAAGAACCTCGTGTAATTGTAATTAATAAACCTGATTCCATGAAGTAA
- a CDS encoding GGDEF domain-containing protein, translating to MNLVLRIDNNIIAIIVSILFLKNISNCLDKQETKNRVFVSVFALNAVELVIETFSCIINRQPYMWLMPISTIFHVVLYVLGPIITYAWYVFSRLWIDKDAEYKWKDNIILLIPIIINTCLAIVSPIVKLEFYVDKYNVYQRGALFFIPVIISFFYLFYSFIMIYVNRHKLNSIEFFPLLLFGVFPSIASLIQALVYGVLLMWSSIAYSLIILYLYLQQKMMHIDYLTGAWTRDKLYKHLNNRIRQKKSKNFSIVFIDLNDFKYINDKFGHCEGDRALTDVVSIIKSILRSEDSVTRYGGDEFVLFLNVDNQQEVESIVGRISNSVAEYNKYSNAEYLLSFSCGYELYDFNKSMTVEEYINHVDQLMYWNKNNLKANITI from the coding sequence TTGAATCTAGTTTTAAGAATAGATAATAATATTATTGCTATTATTGTATCTATTTTATTTCTAAAGAACATATCAAATTGTCTTGATAAGCAAGAAACAAAAAACAGAGTGTTTGTTAGCGTTTTTGCTCTAAACGCTGTTGAATTAGTGATTGAAACCTTTAGCTGCATAATAAATAGACAACCCTATATGTGGTTAATGCCTATAAGTACTATATTCCATGTTGTTTTGTATGTTTTAGGACCAATAATTACTTATGCATGGTATGTGTTTTCAAGGTTATGGATAGATAAAGATGCAGAATATAAATGGAAAGACAATATTATATTATTAATTCCTATAATTATAAATACTTGTTTAGCAATCGTTAGCCCAATCGTAAAGTTAGAATTTTATGTAGATAAATATAATGTTTATCAACGAGGGGCTTTATTTTTTATTCCAGTTATTATATCATTTTTTTATTTATTTTATAGCTTTATAATGATTTATGTTAATAGACATAAGTTAAATAGTATAGAATTTTTTCCATTGCTTCTTTTTGGAGTATTTCCATCAATAGCTAGTTTGATTCAAGCCTTGGTTTATGGTGTTTTATTGATGTGGAGCTCAATTGCATACTCACTAATAATTCTATATTTATATTTGCAACAGAAAATGATGCATATAGACTATCTAACAGGAGCATGGACACGTGATAAACTTTACAAACATTTAAATAATAGGATTAGGCAAAAAAAATCTAAGAACTTTTCTATAGTTTTTATTGATTTGAATGATTTTAAATATATAAATGATAAGTTTGGACATTGTGAGGGTGATAGAGCATTAACTGATGTGGTATCAATAATTAAAAGTATATTAAGAAGTGAAGATTCAGTCACTCGTTATGGTGGGGATGAATTTGTTTTATTTCTTAATGTAGATAATCAGCAAGAGGTAGAATCAATAGTTGGAAGAATTTCTAATTCAGTAGCTGAATATAATAAATATTCTAATGCAGAATATTTATTAAGTTTTAGTTGCGGTTATGAGCTTTATGACTTTAATAAATCGATGACTGTAGAGGAATATATTAATCATGTAGATCAATTGATGTATTGGAATAAAAACAATTTAAAAGCTAACATAACTATATAA
- a CDS encoding class I SAM-dependent methyltransferase, whose product MVESKAWDWSKNEDDYWLVPSKEACYLAEAWKSKQFKKFLDLGCGLGRHSIYFAQKEFEVSSVDLSDYGINHLKQWSEKERLNIDMQVCDMLNLPFEDNTFDCIMAYNVIYHTDTEGFIKVVNEIKRVLKSGGELFITLISKNTWSFQHVDQYKRVDENTILRDEHETELNVPHFYVNIDDVKKYFKDFEFVQVPVEETEYNMEDTVYYSRHFNVIVRKK is encoded by the coding sequence ATGGTTGAATCAAAAGCTTGGGATTGGAGCAAGAACGAAGATGATTATTGGCTAGTTCCTTCAAAGGAAGCATGCTATTTGGCGGAAGCATGGAAGTCAAAACAATTTAAAAAATTTCTTGATTTAGGTTGTGGATTAGGAAGACATTCAATTTATTTCGCACAAAAAGAATTTGAAGTTAGTTCAGTAGACTTGTCTGATTATGGCATAAATCACTTGAAACAATGGTCAGAAAAGGAAAGACTAAACATTGATATGCAAGTGTGTGATATGTTAAATCTACCTTTTGAAGATAATACTTTTGATTGCATAATGGCCTACAATGTTATTTATCACACAGATACTGAGGGGTTTATTAAAGTTGTAAATGAAATAAAAAGAGTGTTAAAAAGTGGTGGAGAGTTATTTATTACTTTAATTTCTAAAAATACTTGGTCTTTTCAGCATGTTGATCAATATAAGAGGGTTGATGAAAATACCATTTTAAGAGATGAACATGAAACTGAATTAAATGTACCTCACTTTTATGTAAACATAGATGATGTAAAAAAATACTTTAAAGATTTTGAATTTGTGCAAGTACCCGTTGAAGAAACAGAATACAATATGGAAGACACAGTATATTATTCTAGGCATTTTAATGTGATTGTTAGAAAGAAGTAG
- a CDS encoding ATP-binding cassette domain-containing protein, whose product MKKYLYEVKHLILLNVICNLIATIALANIPYLTKRLFDSIESRNLEYLVNIILIYVGCNVLNLIITYIENVVNFKIGIAFEVSLKKDFFKVITNYDYMKFSSKDIGEYISIQANEITQLEMDYLTPAIDIIKSINTFAIYGIMFFAFIDWRIALVVLGASIFSTLIAPNLTAKELSKRRKVYLDKMGIYVSKIKDLLEGFKLIQSKTRKNMFVEQESFLKDAAKARFAYGKFKSLALTVNGGFIYSLHIISFSIVGYLLIKKEITVGTAVATLGYLECFISPMGSLIYDINTIKSTRGIKLKVLEFLKDNEGEKNLIVKKDFNSSIEFKDATVDYDKFSLKDFSYRFEKNKKYAIIGHSGSGKSTIIGALMKYVNLSKGNIYIDGKSIEKLDISYIIHNISQHEHIFTGDYKNNVTVFGAFPFRKIGILEDSLSEVMLDSIVQKSDCQLLSGGEKQVLSIFRMCLADTPICIMDEVFSATDMNITEKLEKVLLSMKDKTMIIITHKLSEHLEEFDEILLIENGKLVQSGTYEDILKSAEYRKLQSA is encoded by the coding sequence ATGAAAAAGTATCTTTATGAGGTTAAACATCTAATACTGTTGAATGTAATATGCAATTTAATAGCTACCATAGCTTTAGCTAATATTCCGTACTTAACCAAAAGATTATTTGACTCCATTGAAAGCAGAAATTTAGAATATCTAGTAAATATAATATTAATATATGTTGGGTGTAATGTGCTAAATTTAATAATTACCTATATAGAAAATGTAGTGAATTTTAAAATAGGAATTGCTTTTGAAGTGAGTTTAAAAAAGGATTTTTTTAAAGTAATAACTAATTATGACTATATGAAGTTTTCATCTAAAGATATTGGAGAATATATTTCAATTCAAGCTAATGAGATAACTCAATTAGAAATGGATTATCTAACTCCAGCTATAGATATAATAAAGTCTATCAATACATTTGCTATTTATGGAATCATGTTTTTTGCGTTTATAGATTGGAGAATAGCATTAGTAGTATTGGGAGCATCCATATTTTCTACATTGATTGCCCCTAATCTTACGGCTAAAGAATTATCTAAAAGACGTAAAGTTTATTTAGATAAGATGGGGATTTATGTATCAAAAATAAAAGATCTTTTAGAAGGATTTAAGCTAATTCAAAGTAAAACTAGAAAGAATATGTTTGTAGAGCAAGAAAGTTTTCTTAAGGATGCAGCAAAAGCTAGATTTGCTTATGGTAAGTTCAAGTCTTTAGCTTTAACTGTTAATGGAGGATTTATATATTCATTACACATAATTTCTTTTTCTATAGTAGGATACTTATTAATCAAAAAAGAGATTACTGTAGGAACAGCTGTTGCTACCTTAGGATATTTAGAATGTTTTATAAGTCCAATGGGCTCACTAATTTATGATATAAACACTATAAAATCTACTAGAGGAATTAAGCTTAAAGTATTAGAATTTTTAAAAGATAATGAAGGAGAAAAAAATTTAATAGTCAAAAAAGATTTTAACAGTAGTATAGAATTTAAAGATGCAACTGTAGACTACGATAAGTTTTCTCTAAAAGATTTTAGTTATAGATTTGAGAAGAATAAGAAGTATGCAATAATTGGACATAGTGGTTCAGGTAAGTCCACTATAATAGGTGCATTAATGAAATATGTTAATTTGAGTAAAGGCAATATATATATTGATGGTAAAAGCATAGAAAAGTTAGATATATCGTATATAATCCATAACATAAGCCAACATGAGCATATTTTTACTGGTGATTATAAAAACAATGTAACTGTTTTTGGAGCATTTCCCTTTAGAAAGATTGGTATATTAGAAGATTCTTTAAGTGAAGTTATGCTTGATTCTATAGTTCAAAAATCAGATTGTCAGCTATTAAGTGGAGGAGAGAAGCAGGTACTATCTATCTTTAGGATGTGTTTAGCTGATACACCAATTTGTATTATGGATGAAGTTTTTTCAGCCACTGATATGAATATTACTGAAAAGTTAGAAAAAGTATTACTTTCAATGAAAGATAAAACAATGATTATCATAACTCATAAGTTATCTGAGCATTTAGAAGAGTTTGATGAAATCCTGTTAATAGAGAATGGAAAACTTGTTCAAAGTGGCACTTATGAAGATATCCTAAAATCTGCGGAATATAGAAAATTACAAAGTGCTTAG
- a CDS encoding glyoxalase/bleomycin resistance/dioxygenase family protein — translation MEFRVALLAVKDVEVSKKFYGEIFDQKVVLDLGANVTFSGGFAIQQGFDWLVGLPPDSIVEKSHNMELYFEVDDFDAFIEKLNEYKNIEYVHEVRKFEWQQRGVRIYDPDHHIIEIGESMKVIAKRYLAEGYSIEETAKIIQHPIEFVKMCSET, via the coding sequence ATGGAATTTAGAGTAGCGTTATTAGCTGTTAAAGATGTTGAAGTTTCTAAAAAGTTTTATGGAGAGATTTTTGACCAAAAAGTTGTATTAGATTTGGGAGCCAATGTAACCTTTAGTGGTGGTTTTGCAATACAGCAAGGTTTTGATTGGCTTGTTGGGTTACCACCTGATTCAATAGTAGAAAAGTCACATAATATGGAACTTTATTTTGAAGTAGATGATTTTGATGCATTTATAGAAAAATTGAATGAATATAAGAATATAGAATATGTTCATGAAGTAAGAAAATTTGAATGGCAGCAACGAGGTGTTCGTATTTATGATCCAGATCATCATATTATTGAGATAGGTGAATCTATGAAGGTAATAGCAAAGCGTTATCTTGCAGAAGGCTATTCAATAGAAGAAACTGCAAAAATCATTCAACATCCAATTGAATTCGTTAAAATGTGCAGTGAAACATAA